One genomic window of Procambarus clarkii isolate CNS0578487 chromosome 43, FALCON_Pclarkii_2.0, whole genome shotgun sequence includes the following:
- the LOC138373634 gene encoding uncharacterized protein, which yields MAMDVLCNGSSMLLLNPGQDANKEDHRSKKEGKPRIDTSKTYNQDKVEDFARVLEEALPDSAGIAACKRWEYFRDAVFNATMSTFGKKTSRLADWFEAHSEEMTPVIEEKRLSSLPKSAQLTDPSGRPLQSAAERQAMCQQLFVPALLPDTDCSRYRQCKGDLCLHQAGPRPNPEAYRSPFSPLKSATGKVIQDQALQLKRWVEHFSELYARENVVTEDALSAIECLLVLMELDSKATLEEFCEAPDSFASGNRKDGNPAEALKCCKGNLLMELHEILCLCWREGEVPQDMRDANIVMLYKNKGGRGDCNNYCGISLLSIEKCREQKQPLFVAFIDLMKAFDLVSRDGLFKMLHKIGCPPRLLIITRSFQENMKGTVVFDGLTSDTFDIQS from the exons ATGGCGATGGATGTCTTGTGCAATGGCTCAAGCATGCTACTGCTTAACCCG ggtcaagatgcaaacaAAGAAGATCACCGCTCGAAAAAGGAGGGcaaacctcgcatcgacaccagcaAGACCTACaatcaggacaaggtggaagattttgcacgtgtgctcgaggaagctctccccgaCTCGGCCGGGATCgccgcctgtaaaagatgggagtacttcagagacgctgtgttcaatgctaccatgtccaccttcggcaagaagaccagcaggttggcagattggttcgaggctcactcggaagaaatGACACCAGTCATCGAAGAGAAACGCCTTagcagcctgcccaagtcagcgcaacttacagatccttcgggccgtccactgcaaagtgcagcagagcgccaggcgatgtgccaacaactattcgttccagctctgctcccagatacagactgcagcagaTATAGGCAATGTAAAGGGGATCTCTGtctgcatcaagcaggccctcggcccaatccagaagcATACCGTTCCCCTTTTTCCCCCCTGAAATCTGCCACAGgcaaggtgattcaggaccaggcactgcagctgaagcgctgggttgaGCACTTCtccgagctatacgccagggagaaTGTGGTCACTgaagacgccctgagcgccattgagtgtctgcttgtgttaatggagctcgacagcaagGCGACCCTCGAAGAATTCTGCGAGGCCCCAGACTCCTTTGCTTCTGGCAATAGAAAAGATGGCAATCCTGCCGAGGCCTTGAAGTGCTGCAAAGGTAACCtactcatggagctgcacgaaatcctctgcctctgctggagagaaggagaggtgccacaggacatgagggacgcCAACATCGTCATGCTGTACAAGAATAAAGGtggcaggggcgactgcaacaattactgcggcatctccctcctcagcaTT gagaaatgcagggaacagaagcagccactcttcgtagccttcatagatctgatgaAGGCCtttgacctcgtcagcagggatggcctgttcaagatgctCCACAAGATCGGAtgtccacccaggctcctcatcaTCACCAGATCCTTCCAAGAAAACATgaagggcaccgtggtctttgacggCTTAACATCAGACACCTTCGACATCCAAAgttga